One Periophthalmus magnuspinnatus isolate fPerMag1 chromosome 4, fPerMag1.2.pri, whole genome shotgun sequence genomic window, TGACAGAAGCTTTTGGTAAAACTGTGAATTGAGCAAGACTTGCAAACGTTGTTGGCTATCCCTCTGTGGCTCAACTATCCAGACTACTACATTTCTCTGACTGTTTGGCTTGGATATGAAGCCAATTCACTTAATACTTGTGGGACAGCTAAACATTTAAAGCTCCCATTTAAAAGGATCAAGTGTAGGcattgtttagttattttaaccATATGTGTTGGCTTTTCATGATCTGAATCCCTTCTCCAAAAACACAGTGCTCATGAAAATAAACATGGCTTGGCCCTACACAAATTGTGGACTAATTGTGTATTTGGACAAAATCATTCTTGAGGTTCGGGGGCTTTTTCCACTTTCTGGAGGACGCAAGGGAATGACAGCTTGACAGTGATTAGTGTGTTGACTTGTGCAATTGGAGACTTACCTGTAACAAATACAACctcaaatgtattaaaactgGCATGGCAGGGCAGCTGACATCTTCTCTGCAATTTCCACTAAAAATACAATCTACTATCATAACAGCAAAGCTAAGAAAGGTTTTGTGGTGACAGCCTGTTCACTAGTGCAGGCCTGACATCATGTTTCTTGTGAGacacacagatatattgtgaaTTTGTGTGAATGCACTGGTGTCACAAGTACTATGATGCTTATGACTCACCATGCACTTGTTGGGCTTCTCTCCGGAGTGCACCCTCATGTGAATGAGCAGCTTGTAGCGAGCGTTGAAGGGTTTGTAGCGGCGGATGCAGCCGGCCCAGAAACAGGTGAAGTCCTCTCCTTTTCTTTGATCGATGTGCACCTTCTCAATGTGCCGGACAAGCTCCTCCTGCTGTTCATAGGCAGCGCTGCAGTCGATCCAGCGACACACCTGCTTGTCACTAATAGCTCCGATGGTTAAATCCTCACGGTCTGCCTGTCTGTGGGACCCAGGAGGGGCTGTGGGGGCTGCTTTATGTCCCATGGAGGAGGCTGGTGCAGTTTGTTGGCTCTGATGGTGTAGCCCCCCAGGGCTCGGCCCCACGTACTGGTGCAGGTGGTAAGGGGGTGGCATGGCAGGACGAGGGGGGTGCCCAATTCGCCCATTTACATGATGCTGATGATAGTGGTGCTGAAAGAGCTCGTCTTCGCTGGGAGTGAAATCGTCCAGTGGTTCCTGCTTCAGAGCAGCCCCTGACCTGTGGGACACCTCCATAAGAGCTTCACTCTCTGAATGTAGTGTCCCAGGCAACACCGACCCACTCAGGAGCAGCCCCAGTCCATCTGCACTCCCCTCTGCACCTGCTGCCCCCCGCCCCAGATGCATGGAGCTATGCTCCTCACACAGAGTCTGGCCCTCAAGGTCCACTGAcgacactgaggaggaggaagaggacagcAAACAGGAGGCAGGGGATGACAGTTGGCACCTGTCCTGTCCCGGTGCGGGCTGGGGGCTTCGCTGAGGTGGGGGCTTGCACAGGGTGTCGTGGGAGCAGGATGCAGTGGGAGGAGATGTGGAGGAGAAGCCTGTGCTGGGGCTTGGTGAGAGCTGGAAGCCGTTGCAGGAGACCATGGACATTTGTGAGGAGCAGATGTTTGGGTCGTCGATGGCGGTGGCGGCTGCTGCAGGAGACGCTGTGGCTGCGGACTGCGAGGCCAGGGACAGGCAGTGCCTCTTCAGCCTGTTAGGACCCAGTCGCCGCGCTGAATGATGGGAGCCCGATGGGGACAAAGCCAGCGGGGAGGAGCCATCTTCATTATTAAAGGGTTGTGATGTGTCTGCTGACACAGCAATGCTAACAGCGTTTACTGTACGTATGCTACTAGCACTACAGCTAACCTGTGGGCCCCCGGTCAGTTTGTCGCCTGTCGCCCCTAAAATGATATCCTCCTTTAAGTTTTGATATCCAGCCTGTGATGCATTGGGTCCCATGTTGTAGCCCACTGAAGTCTCTTGTTTGATCTggtaagagagaggggagtgaacCCCGTTGGTTCTGCACAAACTGGGAGAGGCCACCAGCAAAGTCCTGGAGAAGTCCGAGGACGATCTGTGCAGGGAGACAAGCAATATGAGCAGCATTAGTTTGAGCCTGATGACAGACATGACAGCAGGTCCTTCCCACCAAGAGAGGGTCCGCCGCTCCCCCCTCTGCATTTCCCATTCACCTCTTAAAAACTACAGTTATGGctatgaatgaacacacagATACTAATGCTAATTTGATCGTGCTAATATGATATCAGGCAGCATCTGAACAGTTACAATGCAACAGGAAATAATCTATTGCTATAGCGACCAATTTAAAAATGCGGGGTGGTGTACAGGAGAATGACTGGACAGACTGAGAGGCCACTGCTGTGTGCCTGACAGGCTTTGATGACAGGAAGGGTTAAATGTGGGTATAAACAGGGAGTCAACTGTTTTGGTGGCATAATTGCAGCTTATAAAGGGGTCACCATCTACAATACTGTGTATTATGGTGGGAATCTTTGCTCCACTGAATGGAAGCCCCCGGTCATATTTCTCCATGCGTTGCTGTGATCTTCTACATAATCATTGCTGTCAGTTGGCTCATTATGGATTTTGTGCAAAGCCCCTGAGTGATGTGAGAAGAGCTCTCCTTTCTCTGCTCGGTCCCATGAAGGAcatgtctttgtctctgtgctgaGCAGAGGGAGGGACCAGCAGACACTCACTGTGTCTTCACTGTAAATACAGGCCGGACCCTCTGCGTCACTGTTTCAGTTctacacttcctgtttgattAAAAATACTGAGACATATAAGTCTAGGAGCTCTTCACTGAGAGGCTGATGGTTTATTCAGTTTGACATGACCGCAGGAGACGCAGCAAACAGTAAGCGAAGATTTCCATGGCACAGTATGTGAATGTGTTTCAGAGCAAAGATAATAAAATCCACATTGAAcctgttttgtttgtaataCTATATGCATCAGAACATTTGAGTAAAAGAGAAGCTAAATAGTGAATATTATGAGCATTAAAAGAAGCAGTTAACCTGGAGTCTGGGTGCGGCGCGTCGGGCAGCAGCACCTCAGGCCTGTCGCACTGGAGGCTCTGGGGGAACAGTGAGTGAGCCCTGCTATCCCCTCCATCCTTCTCTGGGCAGTACGAGCCATTGACTGGGACACAGGGACAACAAACATGTTAGTACACAATAACTATGAACACTTTTAGGGATATATTAAATAATGGATAGTCGTGACGATAACTGCTCTCCATCCCTATCTGTACGTGCCTTGCAGAAATGTTAGCACTTTCCGTCCTATAAACCAAacttaacttttcttttcttttgcacCAACAGTGTGCACCATCAGTGTGACAATATAAATACCATTGTCTGTTTCTCAGTTTAGAGTGGCCCTGGACCTCCTGCATAGGGTGGGCTCAGTGGTCACCACTGAGCAGATGACTAGTGCTCTGCTGGAGCCTGTTGAGATGTGAGTGAATCACACACCACTTAACACACTTTTATGTCCAAAAGAACCAGGCAAACTAAATGTGAGTGTGTAATTTAGAGTCTGATGTTTGAGTTGGAGGACACAGACGAGGAGGAGGCTAAACCACTTCTGAACTTGGTAAGATGATGAATCATCTGAACACTTAACTATAACTATAGGCCTATAGTTCTATCTTTCACAGTCTCAGACCTGGGATGTGATAAACAGGAGGCTAGAgggctcctcctgaatccacaAGACATTAGTCTAAGCTTCCAGTGAGACACATGACAGACACTGCTTAAGATCATATTTGTCTAATTGAAAGCTAAACTAACTTTGTTTGCCACAGATACCCAAAGTGCAAATCTGGCTCAGACTCTCCCACTACAAACAGAAGGCAGATCCTGTATACTCCGATCCACAGAGGTGGTCCTGGAAGTTGTGCCTCCACAGCCTGTGGTGACCATCCTTTGCCTTCTTGTCATTGagcattttgtccatttgagcATTTGAGCTCAGCGGTCGGAATGACTCTGGCCATTCTAGACCAGGTCTCTAGAGCCTGGGCTCCATACTCCAGCAAACACTCTTTACCTGCTCTAATCTGAACTGACTGAACACAAACTAGATCCATCTGAAGTCCTACTCTGTCCTTCTGAGGAGGTCTGTTCTAACACTTCTGGGTCCACTGCACCAATAATGAGTACATATTCACATGGCATTTAGGTTTGACATTTGAGTTTATCTCACAAAGATACAAAGGTTTTCACTTTTTGTATCAATATTTGCAATTAATGAATTAATCCTGTGAAATGGGGGTTTTAATTCTAGCTTCTTTGACTTGTTGTATTTACTCTGACACAAACTTGGATGTTGTAG contains:
- the LOC117369493 gene encoding zinc finger protein GLIS1 is translated as MQQDSTSVDGMVSHCQTPTFTDFTSLSLSMYGKAEICARRPTSGTLMCRSPLSSPARMNCSSPKHLNGSEEKVHQSCKTSRSYFSSPQLQVNGSYCPEKDGGDSRAHSLFPQSLQCDRPEVLLPDAPHPDSRSSSDFSRTLLVASPSLCRTNGVHSPLSYQIKQETSVGYNMGPNASQAGYQNLKEDIILGATGDKLTGGPQVSCSASSIRTVNAVSIAVSADTSQPFNNEDGSSPLALSPSGSHHSARRLGPNRLKRHCLSLASQSAATASPAAAATAIDDPNICSSQMSMVSCNGFQLSPSPSTGFSSTSPPTASCSHDTLCKPPPQRSPQPAPGQDRCQLSSPASCLLSSSSSSVSSVDLEGQTLCEEHSSMHLGRGAAGAEGSADGLGLLLSGSVLPGTLHSESEALMEVSHRSGAALKQEPLDDFTPSEDELFQHHYHQHHVNGRIGHPPRPAMPPPYHLHQYVGPSPGGLHHQSQQTAPASSMGHKAAPTAPPGSHRQADREDLTIGAISDKQVCRWIDCSAAYEQQEELVRHIEKVHIDQRKGEDFTCFWAGCIRRYKPFNARYKLLIHMRVHSGEKPNKCMFEGCNKAFSRLENLKIHLRSHTGEKPYLCQHPGCQKAFSNSSDRAKHQRTHLDTKPYACQIPGCTKRYTDPSSLRKHVKIHSAKEQQVRRKLRSCPHLEQDVLSDCLSMHHLQSSAPSQHHLQSSTPSQHILQNSTPSQHLFNGKDTRSPVLGQDIFSGMYSGSSNPHHPISAPAELLSPSAPSGPELPQRHRLDRDMGSPHLSPLTPMEGARDGVSGPLLSPGMKSTGTPPSPLDKQHVHPHHKPYSHYPLQPANDEYQGSFQSCFHFGDSYRIDQTVGGVHIPGDSHNYSSHQHNGFHMSAGNTGAGFNMSQELQGGGCQFSSGQDESIFFQVGSFDRSLNHMPSVYTET